A stretch of Aureispira sp. CCB-E DNA encodes these proteins:
- a CDS encoding SulP family inorganic anion transporter translates to MKSTDNLLDDLPQPENPQQGVPQQGNDLSPFKNFKHDFPASIIVFLVAMPLCLGIALASGAPLYSGLISGIVGGIVVGALSGSPLGVSGPAAGLAVIVLSAITELGSFNIFLVAVVLAGILQLIMGYAKAGVIAYYFPSSVIHGMLAGIGILIFLKQIPHAVGYDPVNEADWGFSQADGQNTFSELINMLNYMSFSIIVISVISLALLILWETPFFKKNQVTKLIQGPLVVVVLGVLLNVAFASNPEWAISSDHLVNIPVASNANEFLSNFAFPDFSALTNPRIYVIAIILAVVGSLETLLCTEASDKQDTLKRVTPVNRELKAQGVGNIVCGLIGGIPITQVIVRSSVNQQSGGKTKASAVIHGVLILLSIIIIPNILNLIPLATLAAILMVVGFKLAKPSLFMKMYKQGLSQFIPFVATILGILFTNLLVGIGIGMAVAIFIILRNNYRVATRVEQGKGSNIRLVLSEDVTFLNKASIQGTLAQIPNGTHLEIDASNTYFIHHDVIEIIEDFKINAASRNITVTTIDLTPEKEKEVRALNHFELISE, encoded by the coding sequence ATGAAATCTACAGATAATTTATTAGATGACCTTCCTCAACCAGAAAATCCTCAACAAGGAGTTCCTCAACAAGGAAATGATTTAAGCCCATTCAAAAACTTCAAACACGATTTTCCAGCCAGTATTATTGTATTTTTAGTCGCAATGCCTTTGTGTCTAGGAATTGCATTGGCTTCTGGCGCCCCACTTTATTCGGGATTGATTAGTGGAATTGTCGGAGGAATTGTAGTAGGAGCCTTAAGTGGTTCTCCTCTTGGAGTAAGTGGACCCGCTGCTGGTTTGGCAGTGATTGTCTTAAGTGCCATTACAGAATTGGGCAGCTTTAACATATTTTTGGTGGCTGTTGTTTTAGCTGGTATTCTTCAGTTGATTATGGGATATGCCAAAGCAGGAGTTATTGCCTACTATTTCCCTTCTTCAGTTATACATGGAATGTTGGCAGGAATTGGGATTCTCATCTTTCTAAAACAAATTCCTCATGCTGTTGGCTATGATCCTGTCAACGAAGCCGATTGGGGTTTTTCTCAAGCTGATGGTCAGAATACTTTTTCAGAATTGATTAATATGCTCAACTATATGAGTTTCAGCATCATTGTAATTTCTGTGATTTCTTTGGCTCTGTTAATCCTTTGGGAAACACCATTTTTCAAAAAAAATCAAGTGACCAAATTAATTCAAGGACCTTTGGTCGTCGTTGTTTTAGGAGTATTGCTAAACGTTGCATTTGCCTCCAACCCTGAATGGGCAATTAGTAGCGATCATTTGGTTAATATACCTGTTGCTAGCAACGCCAACGAATTTCTTAGCAACTTTGCTTTTCCAGATTTTAGTGCCTTGACCAATCCCAGAATATATGTCATTGCAATTATTTTGGCTGTTGTTGGTAGTTTGGAAACACTTCTTTGTACAGAAGCTTCTGACAAACAAGATACCTTAAAACGTGTTACGCCTGTTAACCGAGAGTTAAAAGCACAAGGGGTTGGTAATATTGTTTGTGGTTTGATTGGTGGAATTCCGATTACACAAGTTATCGTTAGAAGTTCTGTCAATCAACAATCAGGTGGGAAAACCAAAGCTTCTGCTGTCATACATGGTGTGTTAATCTTATTGAGTATTATCATTATTCCTAACATACTCAACCTAATCCCATTAGCAACCTTAGCTGCTATTTTGATGGTCGTTGGTTTCAAATTAGCCAAACCTTCTTTATTTATGAAAATGTATAAGCAAGGATTAAGTCAATTTATTCCTTTTGTTGCTACGATTTTAGGTATTTTATTTACCAACTTATTGGTTGGAATTGGAATCGGAATGGCTGTTGCCATTTTCATTATCTTGCGCAACAATTATAGAGTAGCTACTCGCGTTGAACAAGGCAAAGGTTCTAATATTCGTTTGGTTCTGTCAGAAGATGTAACATTCTTAAATAAAGCCTCTATTCAGGGTACTTTAGCGCAGATTCCAAACGGAACGCACCTAGAAATTGATGCTAGCAACACCTATTTTATTCACCATGATGTGATAGAAATCATTGAGGATTTTAAGATCAATGCTGCTAGTCGAAATATTACAGTTACAACAATTGATTTGACCCCCGAAAAGGAAAAAGAAGTGCGGGCTTTGAATCATTTTGAACTTATTTCAGAATAA
- a CDS encoding DUF2459 domain-containing protein, whose product MKIILFRLTKYLLIFLVVCLVFVLNYIFFAWFLSRLTTTPKDYKCDKPYTVYATSNGVHMDLIFHKSLLDEAFLVQLQPIEGDYIAIGWGDKGFYLHTPSWAELKISTAIAAGFLPSKTLMHLTHYKYLNSKWKSIELCDEQLAAMKKFVYESFKYDKKGTIQILEGTGYRDNDFFYEAKGNYTCLYTCNIWVNQALKKAAVKTAIWSPFDRGILRHLSK is encoded by the coding sequence ATGAAAATTATACTTTTCCGACTAACTAAGTACTTGCTCATTTTCTTGGTAGTTTGCCTCGTTTTTGTTCTCAACTATATTTTCTTTGCTTGGTTTTTATCTAGATTGACCACAACACCCAAGGACTATAAATGTGATAAACCATACACGGTTTATGCTACTAGCAATGGCGTTCACATGGATTTAATCTTCCACAAAAGTTTACTAGACGAGGCTTTTTTAGTTCAGTTACAACCAATAGAAGGCGATTATATTGCCATAGGGTGGGGTGACAAAGGATTTTATTTACATACACCAAGTTGGGCTGAGTTAAAGATTAGTACAGCAATTGCAGCAGGTTTTTTGCCTAGTAAAACGCTGATGCATTTGACCCACTACAAGTACCTCAATTCAAAATGGAAATCTATCGAACTGTGTGACGAGCAATTAGCAGCCATGAAAAAATTTGTTTATGAATCGTTTAAATACGACAAAAAAGGAACGATCCAGATTTTAGAAGGAACGGGCTATCGAGACAATGACTTTTTTTACGAAGCCAAAGGAAACTATACTTGTCTATATACCTGCAATATTTGGGTCAACCAAGCCTTAAAAAAGGCAGCTGTAAAGACAGCAATTTGGTCGCCTTTTGATCGAGGAATTTTACGCCACTTATCTAAATAA
- a CDS encoding SDR family oxidoreductase — protein sequence MKRNFEDKVLVVTGASGNLGRAICKQFADVGMKIAALDINQASLDQLESQLQATKIEVLPIICDITNRSSCFAAMDKVLQHWGRIDGLANNAGITHIERYVDMDKNKAITRRVMEVNFFGSVNCTEACLDQIRRHKGFIINISSVAGFAPLLGRTAYAASKHALHGFFESLRSELQEEGVHCLMVCPSFIQAPLETEDASLDKNSIYQAKKTIGKTVAVEEIAQDIYQYCQKNKPLLISGNTGKISYWLHRFLPQLYERTMIKRLKEDL from the coding sequence ATGAAACGAAATTTTGAAGATAAAGTGCTTGTAGTGACAGGTGCCTCGGGGAATTTAGGTCGGGCAATCTGCAAGCAATTTGCAGATGTTGGGATGAAAATAGCAGCCTTAGATATTAACCAAGCTAGTTTAGACCAACTAGAATCCCAACTTCAAGCAACAAAGATAGAAGTGCTCCCCATCATTTGCGATATTACCAATCGGTCATCCTGTTTTGCTGCAATGGATAAGGTCTTACAACATTGGGGACGAATTGACGGACTAGCCAATAATGCAGGCATTACGCATATTGAACGTTATGTCGATATGGACAAAAATAAAGCAATTACGCGCCGAGTAATGGAGGTTAATTTTTTTGGGTCAGTTAATTGCACAGAAGCTTGTTTAGATCAAATTCGGAGACACAAAGGCTTTATTATTAATATTTCAAGTGTGGCGGGATTTGCCCCTTTATTGGGGCGTACTGCCTATGCCGCTAGCAAACATGCTTTACACGGTTTTTTTGAATCGTTGAGAAGCGAACTCCAAGAAGAGGGGGTACATTGTTTGATGGTTTGTCCTTCTTTTATTCAAGCCCCCTTGGAGACTGAGGATGCTTCTTTAGATAAGAATTCTATTTATCAAGCGAAAAAAACAATTGGAAAAACAGTTGCAGTGGAAGAGATTGCTCAGGATATTTACCAATATTGTCAAAAAAATAAGCCCTTACTCATTTCTGGGAATACAGGTAAAATTTCTTATTGGTTGCATCGGTTTTTGCCTCAATTGTACGAACGAACAATGATTAAGCGCTTAAAAGAAGATCTCTAG
- a CDS encoding LIC_13387 family protein: MKNSALYQKIGSWAFILIGTLHLSGHFLMTPTEKQLILAAQMEQFTVAPLFMETNILNFYNGFSILMAVLIMGYGILNLLLSKAGTNKALNIRSILLLNSLVASIACIVSILYFFILPIVFTGVAAIMFGLAYLSLPTPSIR; the protein is encoded by the coding sequence ATGAAAAATTCAGCACTATATCAAAAAATTGGATCATGGGCTTTTATCCTTATTGGCACATTACATCTTAGTGGGCATTTCTTGATGACACCAACAGAAAAACAACTAATATTAGCAGCACAAATGGAACAGTTTACCGTCGCCCCTTTATTCATGGAAACCAACATTCTAAATTTTTATAATGGATTTAGTATCCTTATGGCTGTACTAATTATGGGCTATGGAATACTTAATCTTTTATTATCAAAAGCTGGTACTAACAAGGCTTTAAACATACGTTCAATTTTACTATTAAATAGTTTGGTAGCTAGTATTGCCTGTATTGTTTCTATCCTATACTTTTTTATTCTTCCAATTGTATTTACTGGAGTAGCTGCTATTATGTTTGGACTTGCCTACCTAAGCCTTCCTACACCTTCCATTCGATAA
- a CDS encoding M23 family metallopeptidase, which produces MEKLKFFGEVLGLSPFKERMRQTKIALFGQEDVPGSKFGLSSLSQLHPKISPTLWRGKFYIDRKAILSNLVNHIQTPIENGWSVKRTQIRDFRGKQLTYDSHNGTDFAIPVGSTVCTAAAGEVVAIESEFNRGGLKIFIDHGNGLMTCYAHLARSLVQVGTILKRGEAIALSGYSGLDALIFFPLGIPHIHFNVWLNGEPIDPFPYDDKTSMWRNGDLPIPAPERNDTPFEPSVYDAEQVAKMIAICKTASVRERLLGISSLKERATQTIIQMNYYPTRFDERHNVYDKKYLRSPRLDMPFSGTAFDGVVFLDEL; this is translated from the coding sequence ATGGAAAAATTAAAATTTTTTGGAGAAGTATTAGGTCTTTCTCCATTTAAGGAGCGGATGCGCCAAACCAAAATCGCTTTATTTGGACAAGAAGATGTGCCAGGATCAAAGTTTGGCTTATCAAGCTTATCGCAATTACACCCTAAAATTTCTCCTACCTTATGGCGAGGAAAATTTTACATAGACCGAAAGGCCATTTTATCCAACTTAGTCAATCACATCCAAACACCCATTGAAAATGGTTGGTCGGTCAAGCGTACCCAAATTAGAGATTTTCGTGGCAAACAATTGACTTATGATAGTCACAATGGAACCGATTTTGCAATTCCTGTTGGTTCTACGGTTTGTACTGCTGCCGCAGGAGAAGTAGTGGCCATTGAATCAGAATTTAACCGAGGAGGTTTAAAGATATTTATAGATCATGGCAATGGCTTGATGACGTGTTATGCTCATTTAGCTCGTTCTTTGGTTCAAGTAGGAACGATTTTGAAACGAGGGGAAGCAATTGCGTTATCGGGGTACAGTGGTTTGGACGCATTGATTTTTTTTCCTTTAGGCATTCCTCACATTCATTTTAATGTTTGGCTAAATGGAGAGCCTATCGACCCTTTCCCTTATGATGATAAGACGTCGATGTGGCGCAACGGAGATCTACCAATTCCTGCTCCAGAGCGCAATGATACTCCTTTTGAGCCTTCTGTATATGATGCTGAACAAGTAGCTAAGATGATAGCTATTTGTAAAACGGCTAGTGTGCGAGAACGATTATTAGGTATATCCAGTTTGAAAGAAAGAGCCACTCAAACAATCATTCAAATGAATTATTATCCAACTCGTTTTGATGAGCGTCATAATGTATACGATAAAAAATACTTAAGAAGCCCTCGTTTGGATATGCCTTTTAGTGGAACAGCTTTTGATGGAGTCGTTTTTCTAGATGAACTTTAA
- a CDS encoding fatty acid desaturase — translation MAIHRASKNDYYWADDKEPHFQRRQEILKAHPEVKELFGINPKMKYFTVLWVTIHMTIAALSYQLIETSWILFLLITYLVGSTIVHAMFLAVHEITHDLAFEKKSHNNYFSFFANIPMIFPYAMAFKYYHGVHHWSQGTDGEDTDIPTLGEAMLFKGFIGKVIWFVSQIFFYALRPMMVKKLKINKWVIYNAIFQITAMTLFFGGLAIYVSTSAALYALLYLGLSLVFAGGLNPVSGHFISEHYVFEEGQETYSYYGPLNLVTFNVGYHNEHHDFPRIPGSRLPELRKMAPEFYDNLHSYNSWLAVNWRFLTDKNVSLYSRTKRKNPELEKTKAQPAQV, via the coding sequence ATGGCAATTCATAGAGCATCAAAAAATGACTACTACTGGGCTGACGATAAAGAACCGCATTTTCAGCGTAGACAAGAAATTTTAAAGGCGCACCCAGAAGTCAAAGAGCTTTTTGGAATTAATCCTAAAATGAAATATTTTACAGTGTTGTGGGTAACCATACACATGACTATAGCCGCTTTAAGTTATCAATTGATCGAAACCAGTTGGATCCTTTTCTTATTAATAACTTACTTGGTGGGGTCAACAATTGTACATGCTATGTTTTTAGCAGTGCATGAAATTACACACGACTTGGCATTTGAAAAAAAATCACACAACAACTACTTTTCTTTTTTTGCTAATATTCCGATGATCTTCCCTTATGCTATGGCGTTTAAATACTACCATGGAGTACATCACTGGTCACAAGGAACGGATGGAGAGGATACGGATATTCCTACCTTGGGTGAAGCAATGTTATTTAAAGGTTTTATAGGGAAAGTAATTTGGTTTGTTAGTCAGATTTTCTTTTATGCCTTGCGTCCAATGATGGTAAAGAAATTGAAAATCAATAAATGGGTTATTTACAATGCTATTTTCCAAATTACAGCTATGACCTTATTTTTTGGAGGGTTAGCTATTTACGTTAGTACATCTGCTGCCTTGTATGCTTTGCTCTATTTGGGCTTGTCATTGGTGTTTGCAGGTGGTCTAAATCCTGTATCTGGACACTTCATTTCAGAGCATTATGTATTTGAAGAAGGACAAGAAACGTATTCTTACTATGGTCCTTTGAATTTGGTAACGTTCAATGTAGGTTACCACAATGAGCACCATGATTTTCCTCGTATTCCTGGAAGCCGTTTGCCAGAGTTAAGAAAAATGGCACCAGAGTTTTATGATAATTTACACTCGTATAATTCTTGGTTGGCGGTTAACTGGCGTTTCTTAACCGATAAGAACGTGAGTCTGTACTCTCGAACCAAACGCAAAAACCCTGAATTGGAGAAAACAAAAGCACAACCAGCACAAGTATAG
- a CDS encoding AAA family ATPase, which produces MKILTIRLKNLNSLKGEYRISFEESPLRDSGLFLITGNTGAGKSTILDAITLALFGLVPRFEDMNITKKENQVLTHGSKSCYAEVEFESMGTIYRSKWSLRKTRTGSFSESKREIAELSPDRLSSKILATKKKKVDSLVEKLLGGLDFKRFTRSVLLAQGEFAQFLKGTKDRSTILERITNSDRYSKISIAAFERHKEALLELEKLKEQNSNIQLLSPEEKAFLAEQLVLLEQQQQEKEHTLLQQQEQLQLLQKLENLQAEQEQLQAQFETLLSQKSTAQDSFDQLALHQKAIEFKPALDELEQTIQNQQTILVEIETLQQANASTTKELATRSQQQQTLEKQLQVAKENFLAFEQIYDQVVKLDTQLESEEKVALALQKELKETSLLVENKTILIQKTQDDKKKLLEDQTSTKAWLEQHQIYASLVDSDTIFELKNQYKDLQKYEEALLAIQKKQVATKDKIEALNIQAKKLQLALQENQAVLKEEKATYLQFCKQYKLDASLSYETHLTAIQEHSANTDQLLQALTSVEEERKKHQELLQEVIELDENIDSKQTEFEFLDHLFLQYEEALQQARKLENYYELVYQEQQAKNDLSAFRGQLKEGDECPLCFSVEQPFRKLNVDVSYALKKADQDRTKAKREREKVEQTYSENTNHQRLIFSNIQDLQKRKATLVNDLTLVEENIRFIIEQKQLFIAPIVHQKDALKAKIEDTSALVKEYITLERALSKIQQKIQNSEKDEELLHSKLHQNTLHLKDFNQQQNEQALEQEHYHTELQKAQDFIEKQLANYQLKDDLPKAIEHLEQSKNKYIEQTELQQKQVTKLENIGLQLKNLLDQLSESQELLKGKQTIWEQHQRDLDALKQKRLDLFGEASIQATKTAKTQELEELNRHLEDNLKAVQQLEQLQAKNVGILSEKEKQAVLFRNLVAEKQPLLLDAIQTIGLKDLETLKASLLDKELAISIAQQQQELQQNIDHNTEKQQTNQQHQAALLKTTTVELQEKETLLENYQLQQKQVKDLLQEIGSTKEKLRHQAAQEEKNQALLEKINAHKKEVERWGMLKELIGSSDGKKFRVFAQSITLKKLIHLANQHLRYFINGRYYLEKRLAEYQDRRPNDILEIDIVDTFQANNKRPLNTLSGGESFLASLALALGLSDLAGGNATIESLFIDEGFGTLDADTLQVAIRALQTLESKGKTIGVISHIEQLKQNIPTQIHVVKKGGGFSQLKVMEV; this is translated from the coding sequence ATGAAAATCCTTACCATACGCCTAAAAAACCTTAACTCCCTAAAAGGAGAGTATCGCATCAGTTTTGAAGAATCTCCTCTTAGAGATAGCGGCTTATTTTTGATTACTGGAAATACTGGGGCTGGTAAATCCACCATTTTGGATGCCATTACTTTGGCTTTGTTTGGTTTGGTGCCAAGGTTTGAGGATATGAATATCACAAAAAAAGAAAACCAAGTGTTAACACATGGTAGCAAAAGTTGTTATGCCGAAGTGGAGTTTGAAAGTATGGGCACGATTTATCGCTCAAAATGGAGTTTACGGAAAACTCGTACAGGTTCTTTTTCTGAGTCCAAACGAGAAATTGCAGAACTTTCTCCTGATAGGCTAAGTAGCAAAATTCTAGCTACCAAAAAGAAAAAAGTCGATAGCTTGGTAGAAAAATTATTAGGAGGATTAGACTTCAAACGTTTTACTCGTTCTGTTTTGCTTGCCCAAGGTGAATTCGCACAATTTCTAAAAGGTACTAAAGATAGAAGTACTATTTTAGAGCGAATCACTAATTCTGACCGCTATTCTAAAATATCTATTGCGGCTTTTGAACGTCATAAAGAAGCGTTATTAGAACTAGAAAAGCTAAAGGAGCAAAATTCCAATATTCAATTATTATCTCCTGAAGAAAAAGCTTTTTTAGCAGAACAATTAGTCTTGCTCGAACAACAACAACAAGAAAAAGAGCACACCCTCTTACAGCAACAAGAACAATTACAGTTGCTCCAAAAATTGGAAAATTTGCAAGCCGAACAAGAACAGTTGCAAGCACAATTTGAAACATTGTTATCACAAAAATCAACAGCTCAAGATTCTTTTGACCAACTGGCTTTGCATCAAAAAGCAATTGAATTTAAACCTGCCTTGGATGAATTAGAACAAACCATCCAAAACCAGCAGACGATTTTAGTTGAAATTGAAACCTTACAACAGGCGAATGCGAGCACGACAAAAGAATTAGCAACTCGTTCTCAGCAACAACAAACACTAGAAAAGCAATTGCAAGTTGCAAAAGAAAATTTCTTAGCTTTTGAGCAAATTTATGATCAAGTTGTAAAATTGGATACTCAGCTAGAAAGTGAAGAAAAAGTGGCGCTCGCTTTACAAAAAGAATTAAAAGAAACGTCTCTACTTGTAGAAAATAAAACCATTCTTATACAAAAAACTCAAGATGATAAAAAGAAGTTATTAGAAGATCAAACCTCTACAAAAGCATGGTTAGAACAACATCAAATCTATGCTTCTTTGGTGGATTCGGACACTATTTTTGAATTAAAAAACCAATACAAAGATCTTCAAAAATACGAAGAAGCTTTGTTGGCTATTCAAAAAAAGCAAGTTGCAACCAAAGATAAAATAGAGGCTTTAAATATACAAGCAAAAAAGCTACAGCTTGCTTTGCAAGAAAACCAAGCTGTTTTAAAAGAAGAAAAAGCAACTTATCTACAATTTTGTAAACAATACAAGTTAGATGCTTCTTTAAGTTATGAAACACATTTAACAGCGATACAAGAACACAGTGCTAATACCGATCAACTGTTACAAGCCTTAACCAGTGTTGAAGAGGAGCGTAAAAAACACCAAGAGTTATTACAAGAAGTGATTGAGTTGGATGAAAATATTGATAGCAAACAAACGGAGTTTGAGTTTTTAGATCATCTGTTTTTGCAATATGAAGAAGCCTTGCAACAAGCTCGAAAGCTCGAAAATTACTATGAATTAGTCTATCAAGAACAACAAGCCAAAAACGATTTGAGTGCTTTTCGTGGTCAATTAAAAGAGGGGGACGAATGTCCTTTGTGTTTCTCTGTTGAGCAGCCTTTTAGAAAGTTGAATGTTGATGTGAGTTACGCCCTAAAAAAAGCCGATCAAGATCGTACAAAAGCCAAAAGAGAACGGGAAAAAGTAGAGCAAACTTACTCTGAAAATACCAATCATCAACGATTAATTTTTTCTAACATCCAAGATTTGCAAAAACGAAAAGCTACTTTGGTTAACGACTTAACCTTGGTGGAAGAGAACATTCGTTTTATTATAGAGCAAAAGCAATTGTTTATTGCTCCTATTGTTCATCAAAAAGATGCCTTAAAAGCAAAAATTGAAGATACTTCAGCTTTGGTCAAGGAGTATATAACGTTAGAACGTGCTTTGAGTAAAATTCAGCAGAAGATTCAAAATAGTGAGAAAGATGAGGAATTACTTCACTCCAAACTTCATCAAAATACCTTGCACCTAAAAGACTTCAATCAACAACAAAATGAACAAGCTCTAGAACAAGAACATTATCACACAGAGCTACAAAAGGCGCAAGATTTTATAGAAAAACAACTTGCTAATTATCAACTAAAAGACGATCTACCAAAAGCTATTGAACATTTAGAGCAATCCAAAAATAAATATATAGAACAAACTGAATTGCAACAAAAGCAAGTTACAAAGCTTGAAAATATTGGCTTGCAGTTAAAAAATCTTCTAGATCAATTGAGCGAAAGCCAAGAATTGCTCAAAGGGAAACAAACGATTTGGGAACAGCATCAAAGAGATTTAGATGCCTTAAAACAGAAGCGTTTGGATTTATTTGGCGAAGCATCTATACAAGCAACTAAAACGGCTAAAACGCAAGAATTAGAGGAGTTGAATCGTCACTTAGAAGATAACTTAAAAGCAGTACAACAATTGGAGCAGTTGCAAGCTAAAAATGTTGGTATTTTATCCGAAAAAGAAAAGCAAGCGGTTCTCTTCCGTAATTTGGTGGCAGAAAAACAACCATTGCTACTGGATGCCATCCAAACAATAGGTTTAAAAGATTTGGAAACTTTGAAAGCAAGTCTTTTGGACAAAGAATTAGCGATTTCTATTGCACAGCAACAACAAGAATTGCAACAAAATATTGATCATAATACTGAGAAACAGCAAACCAATCAGCAACACCAAGCTGCCCTTTTAAAAACTACTACCGTTGAATTGCAGGAAAAAGAAACGCTTTTAGAAAACTATCAATTGCAACAAAAGCAAGTTAAAGATTTGCTCCAAGAGATTGGTAGTACAAAAGAAAAATTACGACACCAAGCTGCCCAAGAAGAAAAGAACCAAGCGCTTTTAGAAAAAATTAATGCTCATAAAAAAGAAGTAGAGCGTTGGGGGATGCTCAAAGAATTAATTGGTTCAAGTGATGGTAAAAAGTTCCGTGTCTTTGCACAAAGTATTACCTTAAAAAAACTAATTCACTTAGCCAATCAACATTTGCGCTATTTTATCAATGGACGATATTACTTAGAAAAACGCTTGGCAGAATATCAAGATAGACGACCTAATGATATTTTAGAAATTGATATTGTAGATACATTTCAAGCCAATAACAAACGTCCTTTGAATACGCTTTCGGGAGGAGAAAGTTTTTTAGCTAGTTTGGCTTTAGCTCTAGGATTGTCGGATTTAGCGGGTGGCAACGCAACCATTGAATCTTTATTTATTGACGAGGGGTTTGGCACCTTGGATGCCGACACCTTGCAAGTTGCTATTCGTGCCTTGCAAACACTAGAGTCCAAAGGAAAAACCATTGGTGTTATCTCTCATATCGAGCAACTAAAACAAAATATTCCTACCCAAATTCATGTCGTCAAAAAAGGTGGTGGTTTTAGCCAATTGAAAGTGATGGAAGTTTAA